The proteins below come from a single Candidatus Rhabdochlamydia sp. T3358 genomic window:
- a CDS encoding class I SAM-dependent methyltransferase, whose protein sequence is MKLKERSTCRISKGPLIDVFDLGKLPLSCFPLPSDPSPEAHPILLSLNEQSGLVQLKHTVDPDEMYNQYWYMSGINVSMKQALKSIVDEATKRSRFSLKKGDIVVDIASNDGTLLSFYPSYLFRVGIDPAKNIKPENCDLHINTYFNANDYITHLENKKAKIITSIAMFYDLEDPIQFAKDVSSILDENGLWIIELSYLPTMLERNSFDTICAEHLEYYSMTSIEYILSAAGMEVEDVSLNDVNGGSFRLYIRHKGKANITDAVRTMRRYEETHDFTKTSIYFAFASRVENNKNEMLSFLKEQKNKGKKVIGYGASTKGNTILAYYGIGPDLLPFVADRNPIKWGRQTVTRIPIISEEEARAMNPNYLLAFPYHFMKEFLERETDFLKKGGKFISPVPKLTIIP, encoded by the coding sequence ATGAAATTGAAAGAAAGAAGTACTTGTAGAATATCTAAAGGACCTCTCATTGATGTTTTTGACCTTGGCAAGCTTCCCTTATCCTGCTTTCCTCTCCCATCAGATCCCTCGCCGGAGGCTCATCCCATCCTACTTTCGTTAAATGAACAATCTGGGCTAGTTCAGCTTAAACATACAGTGGACCCAGATGAAATGTATAACCAATATTGGTATATGTCAGGCATTAACGTATCCATGAAGCAAGCACTTAAATCTATAGTAGACGAAGCAACTAAACGGTCTCGGTTCTCCTTGAAAAAGGGGGATATCGTGGTTGATATTGCATCCAATGATGGCACACTTCTTAGTTTTTATCCTTCTTATTTATTCAGAGTGGGAATTGATCCAGCCAAAAACATCAAACCTGAAAATTGCGATTTGCATATCAATACCTACTTCAATGCCAATGATTACATCACCCATTTGGAAAACAAAAAAGCAAAAATTATTACAAGTATCGCTATGTTTTACGATCTTGAAGACCCCATACAATTTGCTAAAGATGTTAGCTCCATCCTTGATGAAAATGGCTTATGGATTATTGAGTTAAGCTATCTTCCCACTATGCTAGAGAGAAATTCTTTTGATACGATCTGCGCAGAACATCTGGAATACTATTCTATGACTTCTATCGAGTATATTTTGTCTGCAGCAGGAATGGAAGTGGAAGATGTCTCATTGAATGATGTAAACGGCGGAAGTTTTAGGCTGTATATTCGACATAAGGGCAAGGCTAATATAACCGATGCAGTAAGGACAATGCGCAGATACGAAGAAACCCATGATTTCACCAAAACCTCTATTTATTTTGCTTTTGCCTCTAGAGTTGAGAATAATAAAAATGAGATGCTTTCATTTCTTAAAGAACAAAAAAATAAGGGTAAAAAAGTTATTGGATATGGGGCCTCTACCAAAGGCAATACCATCCTTGCATACTATGGTATAGGACCTGATTTACTACCATTTGTAGCAGACCGCAATCCTATTAAATGGGGCAGGCAAACTGTGACAAGAATCCCTATTATTTCAGAAGAAGAAGCTAGAGCTATGAATCCTAATTACCTACTTGCATTTCCCTACCACTTCATGAAAGAATTTCTTGAAAGGGAGACTGACTTTCTCAAAAAAGGAGGAAAATTTATTTCTCCAGTTCCTAAACTGACCATTATTCCTTAA
- the truA gene encoding tRNA pseudouridine(38-40) synthase TruA, with the protein MHNYKLLVAYEGTRYSGWQIQKNGISIQALLEKYLSIILRTPIKLIGSGRTDAGVHAIGQVAHFKTISSFEFSRLLKSLNGLLPPDIRVLSIEEAPLDFHARYSAIGKVYHYYLHTGPVKDPFNRFYAYRAPHSVALDTLIQAAKLFTGTHDFTSFTNEATTGSAAKNAVRNLRRLSILQEEEYICLELEANGFLYKMVRNIVGTLLDICAGKIALEKIPAIFQAKDRRLAGRTAPAHGLILAKVDYKTTSFSFDPPSLFFYKP; encoded by the coding sequence ATGCATAACTATAAATTACTCGTAGCTTATGAGGGAACACGTTATTCAGGCTGGCAAATACAAAAAAATGGTATATCTATTCAAGCACTTCTGGAAAAGTATTTATCGATTATTTTACGCACCCCTATTAAACTGATAGGATCTGGCCGCACAGATGCAGGTGTACATGCAATAGGACAAGTTGCGCATTTTAAAACAATAAGTTCTTTTGAGTTTTCCCGATTACTTAAGTCGTTGAATGGCTTACTTCCCCCTGATATTAGAGTATTGAGCATTGAAGAGGCTCCTCTTGACTTCCATGCACGCTATAGTGCAATAGGCAAGGTATACCATTACTATTTACATACAGGGCCTGTTAAGGACCCTTTTAACCGTTTCTACGCCTATAGAGCTCCCCATTCTGTAGCCTTAGACACATTGATACAAGCAGCAAAGCTTTTTACAGGCACTCATGATTTTACTTCTTTTACAAATGAAGCTACCACAGGCTCTGCTGCAAAAAATGCAGTCCGTAACCTTAGACGCTTATCTATTCTACAAGAAGAAGAGTATATCTGCTTAGAGCTAGAAGCAAACGGCTTTTTATATAAAATGGTTCGTAATATCGTTGGCACATTGCTTGACATCTGTGCAGGAAAAATAGCGCTAGAAAAAATTCCCGCTATTTTTCAAGCAAAAGATCGAAGACTAGCAGGACGCACTGCGCCTGCACACGGGCTTATATTAGCTAAGGTAGATTATAAGACAACATCTTTTAGCTTCGATCCACCTTCTCTTTTCTTTTACAAACCCTGA
- a CDS encoding NAD-dependent epimerase/dehydratase family protein, whose product MKKALVLGAGGFIGSALVRRLKKEGYWVRGSDLKYPEFSETEADEFLICDLRNFESTGIVFTTVGDFDEVYQLAADMGGATYINGGENDANVVSNSVLINVNVAKLCVATNVKILFFPSSACVYSSYKDHATCIESEVYPAFPDNEYGWEKLFSERMYHSYHKNLGLNVKIARFHSIIGPESQWKGGKEKAHSALARKVAMVNDGGVIDVIRDGTQTRTFLYIEDCLDAVRLLVNSDVTEPVNIGSDHLISIKDYVLLLQSISKKNFTINFVDGPTGVKERECSVEKITKLLGWRPKIDLQEATEKTYYWIQAQLEKRI is encoded by the coding sequence ATGAAAAAAGCATTAGTATTAGGCGCGGGAGGCTTTATAGGAAGTGCTCTTGTAAGAAGACTAAAAAAAGAAGGCTATTGGGTTAGAGGATCGGATCTCAAATATCCGGAATTTTCTGAGACAGAAGCAGATGAATTTCTGATATGCGATCTACGAAATTTTGAATCGACCGGAATCGTTTTTACTACTGTCGGAGATTTTGATGAAGTCTATCAATTAGCTGCTGACATGGGAGGAGCCACCTATATTAACGGCGGAGAAAACGATGCGAATGTCGTATCCAACTCCGTGCTTATAAATGTGAATGTTGCAAAATTATGCGTTGCTACCAATGTTAAAATACTATTTTTTCCTTCAAGCGCATGTGTTTATAGTAGCTACAAAGATCATGCTACATGTATTGAGTCCGAGGTTTATCCAGCATTCCCTGATAATGAATATGGTTGGGAAAAACTATTCAGCGAGAGAATGTATCATTCCTATCATAAAAACCTTGGACTCAATGTAAAGATTGCAAGATTTCATAGCATCATCGGCCCGGAATCGCAATGGAAAGGAGGCAAAGAAAAAGCGCATTCTGCATTAGCTAGAAAGGTCGCTATGGTAAATGACGGAGGAGTTATCGATGTCATAAGAGATGGAACTCAAACTAGGACTTTTCTTTACATTGAAGACTGCCTTGATGCGGTAAGACTATTAGTAAATTCGGACGTAACTGAACCTGTGAATATTGGCTCGGATCACCTTATTTCTATTAAGGACTACGTCCTATTACTGCAATCTATTTCCAAAAAGAATTTTACTATCAATTTTGTTGATGGACCAACCGGTGTCAAAGAAAGAGAATGCTCTGTAGAAAAAATTACCAAGTTGCTTGGGTGGAGACCAAAAATAGACTTACAAGAAGCCACTGAAAAAACTTACTATTGGATCCAAGCCCAACTTGAAAAAAGAATATGA
- a CDS encoding aconitate hydratase, with amino-acid sequence MQNFNTLTSLEGTEYKYYSLPKLAKQLGVDLSRLPICIRIMLESILRNCDGKRIKKEDVEHLAHWNKEPLEYDIPFVVARVLLQDFTGVPLLVDLAAMRDAMAKQGLDPKRIEPIVPVELVIDHSVQVDRSGTPDAFLFNLEIEFQRNRERYEFLSWGEQAFKTVKIIPPGIGIVHQINLEHLATIVTEKDKLLYFDTVVGTDSHTTMVNGLGVLGWGVGGIEAEAAMLGQPYFLQAPEVIGVCLSGKLLEGVTATDLTLRITELLRSEKVVGKFIEFFGEGAASLTLADRATIGNMAPEYGATIGFFPTDDQTISYLQITGRTKEEIERVKQYLQVQEMYGMPLPGQIDYTRVIQLDLSSIKPCVAGPKRPQDRIDLEQVKKRFNHLFLAPVSEGGYGKKEEDRKISIATHSDGNFHLYEPHIMGGTPCLVKESTTTWSETEMVTNRPLNYSVINPGYTQHSSRDIHLKHGSIVIAAITSCTNTSNPSVMIGAGLIAKKAVEKGLQINRCIKTSLAPGSRVVTDYLQKAGLQKYLDVLGFNLVAYGCTTCIGNSGPLDEKIENAIKQYDLIVASVLSGNRNFEARIHGSVKANFLMSPPLVVAYALAGNMDIDFEKDPLGYDLAGNPVFLVDIWPSTKEIKETIFQAMQPEMFKKRYEHILEDNPLWKKIEKKTGAQYAWDKKSTYIQCPPFFEHFSKKLPVRPKLTGMRPLALFGDSITTDHISPAGAFRANSAAGKYLIEHGVNETDFNSYGSRRGNHHIMMRGTFANVRIRNQMLSGKEGGFTKLMPEGKEMQIFEACQKYAERKVPLIVFAGSDYGMGSSRDWAAKGTALLGVRAVVARSFERIHRSNLVGMGVLPLQFQENDSWESLQINGTETFDLIGLEKEFKPHQNVILKICREDGLIQEMPLLVRIDSAVEVDYYLQGGILPYVLRQILT; translated from the coding sequence ATGCAGAACTTTAATACACTCACATCTTTAGAGGGTACGGAATACAAGTATTACTCTTTGCCTAAATTAGCAAAGCAATTGGGAGTTGATTTATCCAGACTGCCGATTTGTATTCGGATTATGTTGGAGTCCATCTTACGCAATTGTGATGGTAAGCGTATTAAAAAAGAAGATGTTGAGCATTTGGCTCATTGGAATAAGGAGCCATTGGAATACGATATTCCTTTTGTAGTAGCACGTGTTTTACTGCAGGATTTTACCGGTGTTCCTTTGCTTGTCGATTTAGCTGCTATGCGTGATGCAATGGCTAAACAAGGATTAGATCCTAAAAGAATCGAACCTATCGTTCCTGTAGAGTTAGTAATAGACCATTCTGTGCAAGTAGATAGATCGGGAACACCAGATGCATTTTTATTCAACTTGGAAATTGAATTCCAACGCAATCGAGAAAGATATGAATTCTTAAGCTGGGGAGAGCAGGCTTTTAAAACAGTTAAAATCATTCCCCCTGGGATTGGTATTGTCCATCAAATTAATTTAGAACATTTAGCTACTATAGTAACAGAGAAAGATAAGCTATTATATTTTGATACTGTTGTAGGAACTGATTCGCATACTACAATGGTAAATGGACTAGGAGTGCTTGGTTGGGGTGTAGGAGGAATTGAAGCGGAAGCTGCTATGTTAGGGCAGCCTTATTTTTTGCAAGCTCCTGAAGTAATTGGTGTATGTTTATCAGGCAAGTTATTAGAAGGAGTAACAGCGACTGATTTGACTTTGAGGATTACAGAGCTATTGCGCAGTGAAAAAGTAGTGGGTAAGTTTATTGAGTTTTTTGGAGAAGGAGCTGCTAGCTTAACTCTTGCAGATCGTGCCACCATTGGAAATATGGCACCTGAATATGGAGCAACCATTGGTTTTTTTCCTACAGATGATCAGACAATAAGTTATCTGCAGATAACAGGACGTACTAAAGAAGAGATAGAGAGGGTTAAGCAATATCTGCAAGTACAAGAAATGTATGGAATGCCTCTTCCTGGTCAAATTGATTACACGCGAGTCATTCAATTGGATTTATCCAGCATTAAACCCTGTGTTGCAGGTCCTAAGCGTCCTCAGGATCGGATTGATTTAGAACAAGTAAAGAAGAGATTCAATCACTTATTTCTAGCTCCTGTGTCAGAAGGAGGGTATGGTAAAAAAGAAGAAGATAGGAAGATTTCGATTGCAACCCATTCAGATGGAAATTTTCATTTATATGAGCCGCATATCATGGGAGGAACTCCTTGTTTAGTCAAAGAAAGCACTACCACTTGGAGCGAAACCGAGATGGTGACCAATCGTCCTTTAAATTATAGCGTCATTAATCCAGGATACACGCAACATTCTTCTAGAGATATCCATTTAAAACATGGATCGATAGTGATTGCTGCAATCACTAGTTGTACGAATACCAGTAATCCTTCTGTAATGATTGGGGCTGGGCTCATAGCTAAAAAAGCTGTGGAAAAAGGGCTGCAGATCAATCGCTGTATTAAGACAAGTTTAGCCCCTGGATCACGTGTAGTTACCGATTACCTACAAAAAGCGGGATTGCAAAAGTATTTAGATGTGTTGGGTTTTAATTTAGTTGCTTATGGGTGCACAACCTGCATTGGTAATAGTGGCCCCTTGGATGAAAAGATTGAAAATGCCATTAAACAATACGATTTAATAGTAGCTAGTGTATTAAGCGGTAATCGTAATTTCGAAGCGCGGATTCACGGATCTGTTAAAGCTAATTTTTTGATGTCTCCTCCTCTTGTAGTAGCCTATGCTCTAGCAGGGAATATGGATATTGATTTTGAAAAAGATCCATTGGGCTATGATTTAGCGGGAAATCCTGTTTTTTTAGTCGACATTTGGCCTTCTACAAAAGAGATAAAAGAAACCATTTTTCAAGCAATGCAGCCTGAGATGTTTAAAAAGCGTTATGAGCATATTCTAGAGGATAACCCTCTTTGGAAAAAAATAGAGAAAAAGACAGGAGCTCAATATGCATGGGATAAAAAAAGCACATATATCCAGTGTCCTCCTTTTTTTGAGCATTTTTCTAAAAAGTTACCTGTTCGACCCAAGCTTACCGGTATGAGACCACTTGCTTTATTTGGTGATTCCATTACTACAGATCATATCTCTCCAGCTGGTGCCTTTAGAGCAAATTCTGCTGCTGGCAAGTACTTGATTGAGCATGGTGTTAATGAAACAGATTTTAATAGCTATGGTAGCAGAAGAGGAAATCACCATATTATGATGAGAGGGACATTTGCTAATGTGCGTATTCGTAATCAGATGCTGTCAGGAAAAGAGGGCGGTTTTACCAAGCTCATGCCAGAGGGGAAAGAAATGCAGATTTTTGAAGCATGTCAAAAATACGCGGAGCGTAAAGTTCCTTTGATCGTTTTTGCCGGCAGTGACTATGGGATGGGTAGCTCTCGTGATTGGGCAGCTAAAGGAACAGCATTACTTGGTGTGCGTGCTGTAGTAGCTCGAAGTTTTGAGCGTATACATCGTAGTAACTTAGTGGGTATGGGGGTACTTCCTTTACAGTTTCAAGAAAATGATAGTTGGGAAAGTCTTCAAATTAATGGTACAGAAACGTTTGATCTAATTGGTTTAGAAAAAGAGTTTAAACCACATCAAAATGTTATTTTAAAGATCTGTCGAGAAGATGGCTTAATTCAAGAAATGCCTTTATTGGTTAGGATCGATTCTGCAGTTGAGGTGGATTATTATTTACAGGGAGGGATTTTGCCCTATGTACTTAGGCAGATTTTAACTTAA
- a CDS encoding peptide ABC transporter substrate-binding protein: MDPRKGGEHYSSQMHSLFFEGLVKLYPDGSIKLAQAESYEMSEDNLKISFRLKDTVWSDNTPVTAYDFEQSWKDILDPKFPSMQSKLFSPIKNADAAKQGLIPIDEVGIKAIDAKTLMITLDKPTPYLFELLACSSFFPVNIKNDRKHSDWADHAGLNFLCNGPYLLEKWDYENQIIAVNNPNYRKTQDLRPKKIIFNVIKNDQTTLQMFEKGLIDVIGDSLTSIPLDAVPSLEKKWMISRKPRASTLLITLNTEKFPFNHPKIRKAFALAINRQELIGSSGKGVKKNILADYISTAYQASMSATNLIPPCLKENRHRSFFKDNDVIQAKLLLEEAMAELGVNKEIFDSVILYYYSRTFGAGELIQTIQQQWLNALGILIKTEYLDSKTSLDKLIKGDYHMCFMRRDALYNDPMSILERFKYKDYIRNYSNWENQDYIRLLDKSFYEQADARSQILEQAERVLLNEMPVIPLYHEDYIYIINPDLKYKVPLFGDRLLLPMSFEDQGL, from the coding sequence ATGGATCCTCGCAAAGGAGGGGAACATTATTCTTCTCAGATGCATTCTCTGTTTTTTGAAGGACTTGTAAAACTCTATCCAGACGGCTCTATTAAACTTGCTCAAGCAGAATCCTATGAAATGTCCGAAGATAATTTGAAGATTAGTTTTCGTTTAAAAGATACTGTTTGGTCAGATAATACTCCTGTAACAGCTTATGATTTTGAACAATCTTGGAAAGATATTCTAGATCCTAAGTTTCCCTCGATGCAATCAAAGCTGTTCTCCCCTATAAAAAATGCAGATGCTGCAAAACAAGGTCTTATTCCTATTGATGAAGTAGGTATCAAAGCAATAGATGCAAAGACTCTCATGATTACTTTAGACAAACCCACTCCTTACCTTTTCGAGTTACTTGCCTGTTCTTCTTTTTTTCCTGTAAACATCAAAAATGACCGGAAGCATTCCGATTGGGCTGATCATGCAGGTCTTAACTTTTTGTGTAATGGTCCTTATCTATTAGAAAAATGGGATTATGAAAACCAAATTATTGCTGTAAATAATCCTAATTACCGAAAAACACAAGATCTGCGTCCAAAAAAAATTATTTTTAATGTGATTAAGAATGATCAAACAACTCTACAGATGTTTGAAAAAGGTTTAATTGATGTAATTGGAGATTCTTTAACCTCTATTCCTTTAGATGCGGTTCCTAGTTTAGAAAAGAAATGGATGATTTCTCGTAAACCAAGGGCTTCCACTTTACTTATTACTCTCAATACAGAAAAGTTCCCTTTTAATCATCCTAAAATCCGTAAGGCATTTGCTTTGGCAATCAATCGCCAGGAGCTGATTGGGTCATCTGGAAAAGGTGTAAAAAAAAACATTTTGGCTGACTATATTAGTACTGCCTATCAAGCAAGCATGAGCGCAACGAATCTCATCCCTCCTTGTTTAAAAGAAAACCGCCATCGCTCTTTCTTTAAAGATAATGATGTGATCCAAGCAAAGCTTTTGCTCGAAGAAGCAATGGCTGAACTGGGGGTAAATAAAGAAATTTTTGACTCTGTGATTCTCTATTATTATTCTCGAACATTTGGAGCAGGTGAGTTGATACAAACGATCCAACAACAATGGCTAAATGCTTTAGGCATTTTGATAAAAACAGAATATTTAGACTCTAAAACTAGTTTGGATAAACTGATTAAGGGGGATTATCACATGTGTTTTATGCGCAGAGATGCCCTATATAATGATCCTATGAGTATTTTAGAAAGATTTAAATATAAAGATTACATAAGAAATTATTCCAATTGGGAAAACCAAGACTATATCCGTTTATTAGATAAATCTTTTTATGAGCAAGCAGATGCAAGATCTCAAATTCTAGAACAAGCAGAACGGGTTTTATTAAATGAAATGCCCGTTATTCCTTTATATCACGAAGATTATATATATATTATCAATCCTGATTTAAAGTACAAAGTACCTTTATTTGGAGATCGATTGCTTTTACCCATGTCTTTTGAGGATCAGGGTTTGTAA
- a CDS encoding HAD family phosphatase: protein MFKKFLASYEIILFDFDGLLVDTEPLHFVAYKEMCSKNDIHLNWDFTRFCKEAHSSALGIWKAFQKEFPSLLEKKSKDVLYQEKKEIYQELLKTAALKLMPGVSALLQALATSDTLSAVVTNSTRSQIEPVRKALSILNVIPLWITREDYQLAKPDPDGYLQAIEQLGRKERIIGFEDTLKGIHALQAAGVEAVLVTPKSPEEIKGFIHLDRIDHICLKT from the coding sequence ATGTTTAAAAAATTCCTTGCCTCCTATGAGATCATTCTCTTTGATTTTGATGGTTTGCTTGTAGATACAGAACCTTTGCACTTTGTTGCCTATAAGGAAATGTGTTCTAAGAATGACATTCATCTAAATTGGGACTTTACCCGTTTTTGCAAAGAGGCGCATTCAAGTGCGCTTGGAATTTGGAAAGCTTTTCAAAAAGAATTTCCCTCTTTGTTAGAAAAGAAATCAAAAGATGTACTGTATCAAGAAAAAAAAGAAATTTACCAAGAGTTGCTAAAAACCGCTGCTTTAAAACTTATGCCAGGAGTTAGCGCTCTTTTACAGGCATTAGCTACAAGCGATACATTATCTGCAGTTGTAACAAATTCTACACGCTCTCAAATAGAGCCTGTTCGTAAAGCCCTTTCTATTTTAAATGTCATCCCTCTTTGGATAACACGTGAGGATTATCAGTTAGCCAAGCCAGATCCTGATGGTTATTTGCAAGCAATAGAACAACTGGGAAGAAAAGAGCGGATTATTGGATTTGAAGATACATTAAAGGGCATTCATGCATTGCAAGCAGCCGGGGTAGAAGCTGTTCTTGTAACTCCTAAGAGTCCAGAAGAAATCAAGGGATTTATTCATCTAGATAGAATTGATCATATTTGTTTAAAGACTTAA
- the ispD gene encoding 2-C-methyl-D-erythritol 4-phosphate cytidylyltransferase, producing MSPTPLISAILLAGGKGTRFKSTIPKQFLPLGSKLLALHSFELLIQSNLITEIIIVCEELYRPLFTSKTNLKIGFANPGVRRQDSVSSGLAQVTKGSFVCIHDAARPFLQLEDLKEVIEQALIHKAAALAMPAKNTIKEIDSTGFVRQTLNRETLRETLTPQVIALDLLKKGLLEAEKKKIDITDDVSAIELIGHTVKLVSGKSSNIKITSPEDLELARSFLHA from the coding sequence TTCAGCTATTTTACTTGCCGGTGGAAAAGGCACAAGATTTAAAAGCACCATACCCAAACAATTTTTACCTCTGGGTTCAAAGTTACTAGCCTTACACAGCTTTGAACTTTTAATCCAATCCAATCTTATTACAGAAATTATCATAGTTTGTGAGGAACTTTATCGGCCTTTATTTACATCTAAAACCAATTTAAAAATTGGTTTTGCTAATCCAGGAGTTAGAAGACAAGATTCTGTATCCAGTGGTTTAGCGCAAGTAACAAAAGGCTCTTTTGTCTGTATTCATGATGCGGCTCGCCCTTTTCTACAGTTAGAAGATCTAAAAGAAGTAATTGAACAAGCTCTCATTCATAAAGCTGCAGCTTTAGCTATGCCAGCTAAAAATACCATTAAAGAAATAGATTCTACTGGTTTTGTCAGACAAACCTTAAATCGAGAAACTCTTAGAGAAACCCTTACTCCACAGGTTATTGCACTAGACTTATTAAAAAAAGGCCTACTTGAAGCAGAAAAAAAGAAAATAGACATTACAGATGATGTTTCTGCGATAGAATTAATTGGGCACACAGTTAAACTCGTTTCCGGTAAATCCTCAAATATAAAAATAACTAGCCCCGAAGATCTAGAATTAGCCCGAAGCTTTTTACATGCATAA